ACCTGAAATTTCGATGATCATATCATGCACTTGAATTGCATGGGGTAAATCAAAATAGAATATTTTTAACTCTTTCATACCTATTTATTCTTAAGCCTCTCAAACACTTCCTTTGTCTCAAGGATACGCTCTTTTAGTTCTTTGCTTTTTTCACCTAAGAAACGCTCAAAGTCTGCTTCTGGCACCGACTGAATATAATGTATTAGCTTGTCATGCAGTGCATCTCTAAAGCATTTATCACGACTAGCCATTTTAGTGCGAACATCGTTTAGCAAAGGTTTTTGACTCGGATGTGATTCAAATTTTGCTACCACAGCATCAAACTCTGCTTTGCTTAGTTTTTCTTTGCCCTTAGCATTGTATGCCTGCTTTATTTCATATGCCAAGCCAGCCTCATAGCTAGCAATCAGAGTCAACACCTCAGCATACATTGTGTCTCTGACTGGATCCTTTTGTGTAAGAGCAAGAACCTTACGGTACTCCTCGGCATCCTCATGAAAAATTGAACGGTAAATGGCATTGGTGCAGTAACCATATTTCCAATTTGGCATCCCTACACAGAGATCAATAGCATCCGTAAATTCCTTGCGATGATTTTCCTCCTGAAAGGCGGCGGGAAGATAGTTTTCATCCCTCTGATTAATATACTTGGTTTTGCCACCTACACGTTCAGTCAATACGTCGATAACAATGTCCAATATTCTAGAGCGGATCATCTTGGCTTTCTCACTCTCAGTTAAAAGCATTGCAAGATTGAGAACTGCTCTAAAAGAGAAGATTCCCAAGGTGTTTACTAACGGTCCGACATCGATGTCGGATCGTAAAGATATCTTCAAATCTTTCAAAGGCTTGCCCTGAAGGAGCTGATAGCCATTCCTAGTCAATTCATCCTTATGACTGCTCAAATAGCGTTCAATGGTACGCTCATCAATTTCTAACAGCTGAGCCACATCAGATTTGGTAAAAATTGTTTCGCCTTGGTATTTTATGCCCCCTAAATAAAGGTTTTCCTCAACTTTTTGGATTGCAAAAGGATTATTGAGGATATTTTGCCTTTCAACATGTGATCCTGTAAGGTTACCGTTAAGTTTTCCCGTGCTCATTATACAGCCCCCATACTTTTTCAACACTAACCCCCAATACCTAAGCAATTAAGAGTTTCCTTCTATGGGATCACTTCAACCTCAAATTAAGAGAAAAAAGACGATTCATCCGCATTGCCCACTTGATGCTACAATAAAGTGTTATATGAGTAAAGAGTAACTGGCGCGCAATGCCAATTGAGGGGACCGTCTTAAGAAAGAGTATCATTATACCTTTAAAATATCCTTATTTTTTGGTGTTAATGAATCTCTAGAAATGACGACGAAGAAGATAAAGATGAAGTCTTTATTTCAAAGGGTCATTAAGGATAAGCATGAATATCGGTGAAATTAAAATAAGGAAAAGTTGGCTCCCCGGTCTGGACGAATTTCGAACTTTTAGGGGGGAGATTAAGGAGACAATGGACAGATTTTTTCGCTTGCTCCCTAAATCATATACAGAACAAGCGCACCGCCACCTGAGTTACTCAAAAAAAGTAGTCATGGTGGTTACACCTTGTGTATTGCCTTACAAGCAAAATAATCCCTTTTGCGGTGAATACATCCATTATTCACCGCATTATATACGGCAAATAATATTGCTTTTGCGGTGAATATGCGCTATAATCTCATTATAATGTGCGGAGAATATATGTATATATACCAACATAATCATTGGCCTGATTTCACCTGGAATGAAGGAAAATTATCCATTCTATTAGCAGAAGTCCGCCACTCTCAGGGGCGGCTGCTTGGTCGTA
This portion of the Alphaproteobacteria bacterium genome encodes:
- a CDS encoding DNA-binding protein, which gives rise to MSTGKLNGNLTGSHVERQNILNNPFAIQKVEENLYLGGIKYQGETIFTKSDVAQLLEIDERTIERYLSSHKDELTRNGYQLLQGKPLKDLKISLRSDIDVGPLVNTLGIFSFRAVLNLAMLLTESEKAKMIRSRILDIVIDVLTERVGGKTKYINQRDENYLPAAFQEENHRKEFTDAIDLCVGMPNWKYGYCTNAIYRSIFHEDAEEYRKVLALTQKDPVRDTMYAEVLTLIASYEAGLAYEIKQAYNAKGKEKLSKAEFDAVVAKFESHPSQKPLLNDVRTKMASRDKCFRDALHDKLIHYIQSVPEADFERFLGEKSKELKERILETKEVFERLKNK